The region CAATGACACGCTGATCAAGATACTCTGGCACTATAATGTCATTCAGGGGCGGCCTGAGAAGAAGAAGGTTATTGCCCGCTGGCAAGCCTATCACGGCACATCCATTTCCACTGCCAGCCTTACAGGTCTTCCGGGCTTTCACAAAGGTTTCCACCTGCCACTGGATTTCGTCGTCCATGTCTCCTGCCCGCATTTCTATCGCTATGGACAGGAAGGAGAAACCGAGGCCGCCTATACAGCCCGGCTGCTCCGGGAACTGGAGGAGACCATTGAGAAAGAAGGTGCTGAGACCATCGCCGGTTTTATCGGTGAGCCGATTATCGGCGCAGGTGGCGTCATCACTCCACCAGAGGGATACTGGGCCGGTGTACAGGAGATCTGCCGCAAACATGACATCCTGATTATCGCTGACGAGGTGGTCAGCGGATATGGTCGCACCGGCAGCATGTTTGCCTGCCCAGAACTCGGCATCAAGCCTGATATGATGACCACCGCAAAAGGCCTGACCGCTGGCACGTTCCCCTATTCCGCCGCGTTTGTTTCTGACCAAATCCATGACGTTCTGCGCAAAGGCTCCGAGCTTTTCGGCGCTTTTGCCCATGGCTATACCTATTCCGGCCATCCAGTTGGTGCAGCAGTTGCCAATACGGTTCTGGATATTATTGAGCAGGATAATCTGATTGAGAATGCCCGCACCGTCGGCACCTATCTGCATCAGGAGCTTCAGAAGCTGGCTGACCGCCATCCCAATATCGGTGAGATCAGGGGCAGGGGTCTTCTCGCAGGTATTCAGCTTGTTACCGACAAAGAGACAAAGACCCTGTTTGAAACATCCGAGAAAATGCCCGGTAAACTGTCTGAAGCCTGCTATAGAAAAGGCCTGATTATCCGCCCGCTTCCCACTGTCAGTTCACTGGCCCTGTCCCCGCCATTGATCATGACAAAAGCCAACGTGGACGCCACACTGGAGATACTGGCAGACGGGCTTGAAACCATCTTCGGCAAACAAGCATAAAAGACGCTCGGCAAGGCCCGAAAACGTGTTAAACCAGCCCCATTGACGGCAACAAATCGGATCAAATGCTATGAGCAGGATTGTATATGTGAACGGCGACTATCTGCCGGAGGAAGACGCCAGAATTTCGGTTTTCGATCGCGGCTTCCTGTTTGCAGATGGTGTTTATGAGGTGAGTTCTGTCCTGAACGGCCGCCTGATTGACAATGAAGGACATCTGGTCCGCCTGCGCCGGTCACTCAATGAGCTGAATATGCCCGCTCCGGCCTCTGACGCCGATATTGAAGAGATTCAGAACGAGCTTATCAAACGCAATAATGTGGAAGAAGGCGGCGTCTACCTTCAGGTCACACGCGGCGCTGCGGACAGAGAT is a window of Coralliovum pocilloporae DNA encoding:
- a CDS encoding aspartate aminotransferase family protein, which translates into the protein MQNILHPATSIQLLEETGPRVMQHASGMHVIDQDGNRLIDGTAGLWCSNVGHGRKEIGEAMQTAVSELDYFHTFNGFSNAQQIRLSERLADLAPAGLNHVFFGSSGSDANDTLIKILWHYNVIQGRPEKKKVIARWQAYHGTSISTASLTGLPGFHKGFHLPLDFVVHVSCPHFYRYGQEGETEAAYTARLLRELEETIEKEGAETIAGFIGEPIIGAGGVITPPEGYWAGVQEICRKHDILIIADEVVSGYGRTGSMFACPELGIKPDMMTTAKGLTAGTFPYSAAFVSDQIHDVLRKGSELFGAFAHGYTYSGHPVGAAVANTVLDIIEQDNLIENARTVGTYLHQELQKLADRHPNIGEIRGRGLLAGIQLVTDKETKTLFETSEKMPGKLSEACYRKGLIIRPLPTVSSLALSPPLIMTKANVDATLEILADGLETIFGKQA